CATATTAGATAATTACAAGATTTTCCTGGTTATAAGTTGATGACTCCGTTATTTATCCTTAAGTGGGTCTAAGTCTGGATATTGCCCTAAAACGAGGGGATATAGTTTCTTGTCTATATCTGTAGCAACGCGAGCTATCTCACGCTTAAGCTTTTCATATTCATCGTGCTGGCAATCAGCTTCAAGTATTGGAAGCAGTTTATTGTTCTCTTCTAAAGCCTCAATGATTAATTTCGCAGCTTCTCTATTCATAGTTGCTTTGAGTGTTACTAATAAACATATTACAGGTCGTATTGCCTACAGCCCTTTAAACCAGTATTTTAACCAAGCGGGGACCTCTCTCACAGTTGAATAGATATCCCTGAGCTCATAGTAATCTGGACAATAGCCATAAACCTCATTAAATCCAGCATTATAGAGCGATAACTTAGCACGAGATAGGTGATAACACTGTGATATCGCTATTACACTACTGCCCTCTTTAACAAGGCCAATTGCATTCTTCGAGGTTTTGCTTGTCGTATAACCATCATCATCGACGATGATGGAGTTATTTGGAACTCCTGCTTTCAATAGATAGTGCTGCATGACTTCAGCTTCACTGAAACCTTCTTTGCCAATTCCTCCACTCACCACCAATGCACTCACCTGACCACTTTCAAATAATGCTATTGATACATCTAGTCTCGCTTTTAGTCTTTTTGAGGGGCTACCGTCTAAGTTTACCTTGTTTCCATATACTATGCCGTAGTCAGCTTGCACTTCACCAACTTCAGTTGAGTCAACATATAACCCAATCATGGCAATAAAATAAACAATACTTAATGAATAAGTAAGCTTTTTAAGCATCTGAATCCCGGGAATCTAAGGACATAACTACTATTATCGGTTGTTACCAGAACACATATAACAGGTTATCGACGTTTTCACTTACAAGGCACCGCAAAATCCACATGATAATGTTCATCATGCCTAACCCAGGAGCGCTTTTTAGAAAACTGAATATTATTTCGTAAATAGCTACCGTATTTGGTTTTGAATAGGTGAGGCTGTAACGATGGATCAAATATCACTCGCCAAATATCATGACCTTGTTTTCCTGCAGCTTTATGTAAAGCCACAAGATGGGCAGCTAAAGCTCCGTAGTCAATTTTATATTTTTCAAACACACCACTTTTATTGAACTCAATATCATAACCAAACTTATTGAATGGTGTGGTTGGTAAGTGGACTGACTCACCTTTTGAGTTTACAACAGGCACCATAAAGTCAACAGACAAGCCATTTTGGTGGGTTTTATGTGGAGTGAATTTGCCTCCTTTTGCAAAACCTGTTTCTGCATACTTAAATACTTTATCTGGCAGCTCCTGTTTTAATTGTGCATAAGCATTGAGAATAATCGCTTTTACTGCTGAATGAACATAGGTCCGTCCAGCTAAGCGGGCAATGGAACTATAACCTATAAAATTTTCACCCTCACTGGGTAGCAGAACAGCATTTTCCAGCCTGCCATTCGCGGTAGTTCCATAACAGGTACTGGAATCAGCTGCGCCAACGTATAATGGCATAGTAGCTAAGATTGCTAGGATTAACTTCATATAATGATTAAAAACTACAGGTAATGGTTCCTTGATGAAAAATCATTTGCCAATAAGAACCAGTTTTTTTCCAAATCGAACTTCTTAAGGTGTATCTATCGCTTGCTTCTGCTGTTTTTCTGACAGACCGATAAGTCACTTGGGCAACATCATCACTTATTAATCGGCATTGAAAATGAGAGGCGGTTATTTCAATATTTTGCTCAAGAGGTAACCACTCCATGACTTCCTGTTTACCAAAACTGCTTCCTGATGCTCCAAACTCTATGAAGTCATCAGCAATGAGGCGATTTAACTCTTCAAGCGAATGCCTTGATTCTGTTGAATGCAGCTGCTTTTCTAAATCAATAAGGTAATCTGTTAATTGTAACGCTTGCATCGTATCCATACTCCGTACTTAAACAGCAAAGACGGTTGATCATAACGCTACATACGACAGTTAGCCACTTGCTGATTAAACGCGCCTAAAAATGCTGGGTAACGTTTAATAAAGGGGATACCAAAATAAACCGCTAATGGTTTGGATTTGAAAGGATGTGCAACCAGTTGACCATGCCAACGGTTATCTTTCAATACATGCTCCATTACATCACTGCTGGCAAGCGCTGCATCAATACGTTTAAGTTTTAGCATTTGCACCAGTTGCTTAGTACTGCCAGGAGGGACAGATAGCACTTGGTAACCTTGCTGTTTTAAGTAGCTATGCATATTGGCCCCTAAAAAACTACTGACTCTGGCCTGATGTTTAAACTGTTTGTTATCAGGCTTCATTTTAGCTGTTTTAAGAAAGTACCAGGTCCACTGTTGTTCAAGGATACTCCTTGACTTTACTGCATATTTATCACGTTCCGAATTTTGTGAGGCCGCAAAAAAACCATCAGCCACTCCAATATACACTTCTCGCTGGGCACGTTTCCACGGCACCACATGTAAGTTGAAAGCAACGCCAAGTTGCGCTAAAGCGCACTCAACCACTTGGTAAGCGAGACCATCGAAACTTCCACTGGGTTGGTAACTACCATAAGGAGCCTGATTATGCGTCGCTAGCAGTATTTTACTGGGAAAAGATGCCCAACAACCAGGCAGAAAAAAACTGCCTAACATTAGACTGAAGATGCCACTAACTGTTAACCGCATAAACAAAGACGACACTAAATCTTGGGTGTTTATTCTAACAGTGATCAATTACCTGTGCTACATCCTATAAATAAGTAGTGGCAAGTCATGAACAGCAGGCCCCCCTCTGCAGGACCAGTAATAAGCACTATCAAGAAGGCTTTTTCTATTCTTTCTGTTCACTGATATAATCGGCAGTTAACTTAAGCACTGTATAACGCACACTTATCCAACAAATAAAACAGGAGCAATGCATTAATGGCCATTACCTCCATTAAAGAGGCGTTAGCTGGAGTAGTTTCAGCAGGGGATGAACTTACTATTCAAGGGTGGATTCGTACTCGTCGTGACTCAAAAGCAGGCATTTCATTTCTGAATATTCACGATGGCTCTTGCTTTGACCCAATTCAGGTGGTCGTTCCTAAAGAATTAGACAATTACGAAGATACCATTTTACATATTACCAGTGGTTGCGCTGTCACTATTACTGGCACTTTAGTTCAATCACAAGGCAAAGGGCAGTCTTTTGAAATCCAGGCCAACCAGGTTACTGTTGTTGGCTGGGTTGAAAACCCAGATAGCTATCCTATTCAACCAAAACCCCATACTGTTGAATTCCTCCGTGAAGTTGCTCACTTAAGACCCCGTACTAATTTAATTGGCGCTGTGACCCGGGTAAGACATACAGTATCGCAAGCAATTCACCAGTTCTTTAATGAACAAGGTTATTGCTGGATTCACACTCCCATTATTACTGCCAGTGACTGTGAAGGTGCGGGGGAGTTATTTCGGGTTAGTATCTTAGACCAGCAAAACTTACCTAGAACCGA
This genomic interval from Spartinivicinus ruber contains the following:
- a CDS encoding YdcF family protein: MLKKLTYSLSIVYFIAMIGLYVDSTEVGEVQADYGIVYGNKVNLDGSPSKRLKARLDVSIALFESGQVSALVVSGGIGKEGFSEAEVMQHYLLKAGVPNNSIIVDDDGYTTSKTSKNAIGLVKEGSSVIAISQCYHLSRAKLSLYNAGFNEVYGYCPDYYELRDIYSTVREVPAWLKYWFKGL
- a CDS encoding penicillin-insensitive murein endopeptidase, whose protein sequence is MPLYVGAADSSTCYGTTANGRLENAVLLPSEGENFIGYSSIARLAGRTYVHSAVKAIILNAYAQLKQELPDKVFKYAETGFAKGGKFTPHKTHQNGLSVDFMVPVVNSKGESVHLPTTPFNKFGYDIEFNKSGVFEKYKIDYGALAAHLVALHKAAGKQGHDIWRVIFDPSLQPHLFKTKYGSYLRNNIQFSKKRSWVRHDEHYHVDFAVPCK
- a CDS encoding nuclear transport factor 2 family protein, whose product is MDTMQALQLTDYLIDLEKQLHSTESRHSLEELNRLIADDFIEFGASGSSFGKQEVMEWLPLEQNIEITASHFQCRLISDDVAQVTYRSVRKTAEASDRYTLRSSIWKKTGSYWQMIFHQGTITCSF
- a CDS encoding substrate-binding periplasmic protein, yielding MITVRINTQDLVSSLFMRLTVSGIFSLMLGSFFLPGCWASFPSKILLATHNQAPYGSYQPSGSFDGLAYQVVECALAQLGVAFNLHVVPWKRAQREVYIGVADGFFAASQNSERDKYAVKSRSILEQQWTWYFLKTAKMKPDNKQFKHQARVSSFLGANMHSYLKQQGYQVLSVPPGSTKQLVQMLKLKRIDAALASSDVMEHVLKDNRWHGQLVAHPFKSKPLAVYFGIPFIKRYPAFLGAFNQQVANCRM